In Procambarus clarkii isolate CNS0578487 chromosome 13, FALCON_Pclarkii_2.0, whole genome shotgun sequence, the following are encoded in one genomic region:
- the Mlh1 gene encoding DNA mismatch repair protein Mlh1 has translation MEPGIIKKLDETVVNRIAAGEVVQRPANALKELIENCLDAKATQIQITVRQGGLKLLQIQDNGTGIRKEDLDIVCERFTTSKLREFGDLTSINTYGFRGEALASISHVAHLTITTRTKDSKCGWKVSYVDGKPTGAPKPCAGNQGTQISVEDLFYNVVTRRKALKSASEEHGKVAEVVSRYAVHNYSVGFTLKKQGDNATDIRTPPNSTVVDNVRTIYGPSVARELLEVSCEDTNLKFSLKGHISNANYSVKKCIFLLFINHRLVDSTALRKAIETVYSSYLPKNSHPFLYLSLEIDPQNVDVNVHPTKHEVHFLHEESIVEKIQQAVESKLLGCNSSRTFYTQALLPGASTVPSLSGKSSSDTHDKGGTSEKKDKIYAHQMVRTDSRDQKLEKFLTKPEASKNTGEDEDFQEDKQPSSGNEEQNKREVKLTSILTLRSQMESSCHVGLLEAVKNLTFVGCVNPEYALIQHLNKLYLTNTSALSEELFYQIMLNEFGNFGILKLSSPASIYELAMIAFDMEESGWTEADGTKEDLASYIRTLLLSKASMLDDYFSLQVDDEGNLCTLPYLLDDYVPAMEGLPMYVLRLATEVEWDNELECFQTFCRETAKFYAVQRNHAPLEEDGDRGWRWQVEHLLYPAMRKTLLPAQHFAQDTTFLQIANLTELYRVFERC, from the exons TCTAGATGCTAAAGCAACCCAGATTCAGATAACAGTGAGACAAGGTGGCCTCAAACTCCTGCAGATTCAGGATAATGGAACAG GTATCAGAAAAGAAGATCTTGACATTGTTTGTGAACGTTTCACAACTAGCAAACTGCGAGAGTTTGGAGACTTAACATCAATCAATACATATGGATTCCGAGGCGAAGCTCTTGCCTCTATTAGCCATGTGGCTCACCTGACCATTACTACACGCACTAAGGATTCAAAGTGTGGTTGGAA GGTTTCATATGTGGATGGTAAGCCAACAGGAGCACCAAAACCATGTGCAGGAAACCAAGGCACTCAAATATCAGTCGAAGATCTTTTTTACAATGTGGTTACTCGCAGGAAGGCACTCAAAAGTGCATCAGAAGAGCATGGAAAAGTTGCAGAG GTAGTGAGCAGGTATGCTGTGCATAATTACAGTGTGGGGTTCACACTAAAGAAGCAGGGTGATAATGCAACAGACATCCGCACTCCACCTAACTCGACCGTTGTTGATAATGTCCGCACAATCTATGGCCCATCAGTAGCACGAGAATTGTTGGAAGTCTCCTGTGAAGACACAAACCTCAAGTTCTCACTCAAAGGCCACATCAGCAATGCCAACTACTCTGTAAAGAAATGCATCTTCTTGCTCTTTATTAATCATAGATTAGTGGACTCCACAG CACTAAGGAAAGCTATTGAAACAGTTTACTCATCATACCTGCCGAAGAACAGTCATCCATTCTTGTACCTTAGCTTGGAAATTGACCCGCAAAATGTTGATGTTAACGTCCATCCCACAAAACATGAAGTTCACTTTCTACATGAAGAATCCATTGTTGAAAAGATCCAACAAGCCGTAGAGTCCAAGCTACTGGGTTGTAATTCATCTCGTACATTTTATACACAG GCTCTTCTTCCTGGTGCAAGTACAGTTCCAAGTTTGTCTGGAAAAAGTTCCAGTGATACACATGATAAAGGAGGAACATCAGAGAAGAAAGACAAGATATATGCACACCAAATGGTTCGGACAGATTCTCGTGACCAGAAGCTGGAAAAGTTCCTTACAAA GCCTGAAGCCAGTAAGAATACTGGTGAAGATGAAGACTTTCAAGAAGATAAACAACCCAGCTCTGGCAATGAAGAACAAAATAA ACGGGAAGTAAAGTTGACAAGCATCTTGACACTGCGGTCACAGATGGAGAGCAGTTGTCACGTGGGACTTCTTGAAGCGGTGAAGAACCTGACCTTTGTGGGTTGTGTTAACCCTGAGTATGCTCTCATTCAGCACCTAAACAAGCTTTACCTAACAAACACTTCAGCTCTCAG TGAGGAGCTCTTCTACCAGATTATGCTGAATGAGTTTGGCAACTTTGGCATCCTAAAATTATCA AGTCCTGCAAGTATATATGAGCTGGCTATGATTGCCTTTGATATGGAGGAGAGTGGTTGGACAGAGGCAGATGGGACAAAGGAGGATTTGGCATCTTACATCAGGACACTGTTACTGTCCAAGGCATCCATGCTAGATGACTACTTTAGTTTGCAGGTTGATGACGAAGGCAACCTCTGTACGCTTCCATACTTGCTAG acGATTATGTTCCAGCCATGGAAGGTTTGCCAATGTATGTGTTGCGCTTGGCAACAGAAGTAGAGTGGGATAATGAACTTGAATGCTTCCAGACATTCTGCAGAGAAACCGCAAAGTTTTATGCTGTTCAGCGAAACCATGCACCACTGGaagag GATGGTGATCGTGGGTGGCGCTGGCAGGTTGAGCACCTCTTGTACCCAGCTATGAGGAAGACTTTGCTGCCAGCACAGCACTTTGCCCAAGATACAACTTTTCTTCAGATTGCTAATCTCACAGAGTTGTATAGAGTTTTTGAGAGATGTTAA